A genomic segment from Candidatus Cybelea sp. encodes:
- a CDS encoding penicillin acylase family protein, whose product MARLLLRTLLSVLVILLLVVASYALNVTIGMHAHPRENGSISGLPIHAPVTILRDDRGVPHVVAASRHDLFFSQGYVEGADRLFQMDLLRRFMLGRLAEVFGRSALAQDESQRNVPVREIVQRQYQRLPAAERDLLNAFSDGVNAAMSRESLPVEFRILAYRPRPWTPQDSLAVAMATVLDLTDTWNDIAPRNAAYRSGGLARLNAFFPLTDPCYNAPVLLGLAAMAPGPACRRNVALARELADPRAPVGSNEWAAGAAHTGTGRALLANDPHLSLEMPGVWYLLDLRAPGFHAAGATLPGCPGIVLGHNEHVAWGATNGTVTSLSAYLPPSHLDPGGWQSERFEVRFGRSVEAKYYRTRDLFGAKTKRDGVVMVRWDAYTHPDSPASAFLELDQAATIDAAAAALKRYPGPTQNFVLADTSGRAAYYLAGHIPNDPARGRWFHPAADLAQRYPIVPFKRLPSVAPSRNAIVWTANNQMYGPSYPLQLSPQFAPPYRAYRIAQLLRERRTYDVGYFTRMQLDVLSLPERAMAHEVAAAVRARDAQLGAALAGWDGEMTGSSSTATVAEALRVALTHHHTGRMPTVLADVAQTRKAVRGIALPSPSPWQVAGADPVPHALSALGVSFLDGVTLPGNGDAFTLHMQSPGYSQSFRAVWDIGNWDAGGITIPQGESGEPGSGHYTDQAQAYISGRLWPLPFSDAAVARTAVNHETLLP is encoded by the coding sequence ATGGCGCGCCTTCTTTTGCGGACGCTGCTCTCGGTGCTGGTTATTCTGTTGCTGGTCGTTGCGAGCTATGCGCTCAACGTCACGATCGGCATGCACGCCCATCCGCGGGAGAACGGCTCAATCTCTGGCCTTCCGATTCACGCGCCGGTGACGATTTTGCGTGACGATCGCGGCGTACCGCACGTGGTTGCCGCGAGCCGGCACGACCTCTTCTTCAGCCAGGGCTACGTCGAAGGCGCAGACCGGCTCTTTCAAATGGACCTGCTGCGCCGTTTCATGCTCGGCCGGCTCGCCGAAGTCTTCGGCAGATCGGCGCTCGCGCAGGACGAGAGCCAACGCAACGTCCCGGTGCGCGAGATCGTGCAACGTCAGTACCAACGGCTCCCAGCGGCAGAGCGCGATCTGCTAAATGCCTTCAGCGACGGCGTCAACGCGGCGATGTCGCGCGAATCGCTGCCCGTCGAGTTCCGTATCCTCGCCTATCGGCCGCGTCCCTGGACACCGCAGGATTCGCTCGCGGTCGCGATGGCAACGGTGCTGGACCTCACCGATACGTGGAACGACATCGCCCCGCGCAACGCGGCCTACCGCAGCGGCGGTCTCGCGCGCCTGAACGCGTTCTTTCCGCTGACCGACCCGTGTTACAACGCGCCGGTGCTGCTGGGGCTTGCCGCCATGGCACCCGGGCCCGCCTGCCGGCGCAACGTCGCGCTCGCGCGCGAACTCGCCGATCCGCGCGCGCCGGTCGGCAGCAACGAATGGGCGGCCGGCGCAGCGCACACCGGCACCGGCCGCGCTTTGCTCGCCAACGATCCGCATCTCTCGCTGGAAATGCCGGGAGTGTGGTATCTGCTCGACCTGCGTGCGCCCGGGTTCCACGCCGCGGGCGCAACGCTTCCGGGCTGCCCCGGCATCGTTCTCGGGCATAACGAGCACGTAGCGTGGGGAGCGACGAACGGCACCGTGACCTCGCTCTCAGCGTATTTGCCACCGTCGCATCTCGACCCGGGCGGCTGGCAGAGCGAACGTTTTGAGGTGCGCTTCGGGCGCAGCGTCGAGGCGAAGTATTATCGGACTCGCGACCTCTTCGGCGCAAAAACGAAGCGCGACGGAGTCGTTATGGTCCGCTGGGACGCCTATACTCATCCCGATTCTCCGGCATCGGCGTTCCTCGAGCTCGATCAGGCCGCGACGATCGACGCGGCCGCCGCCGCTCTGAAGCGCTATCCGGGGCCGACGCAAAACTTCGTGCTGGCCGATACCAGCGGCCGCGCGGCGTACTATCTCGCCGGTCACATTCCCAACGATCCCGCGCGCGGGCGCTGGTTTCATCCGGCGGCCGATCTCGCGCAACGCTATCCGATCGTGCCCTTCAAGCGCCTGCCGAGCGTCGCCCCCTCGCGCAACGCCATCGTCTGGACCGCCAATAACCAGATGTACGGTCCGTCCTACCCGCTGCAGCTCAGCCCGCAGTTCGCTCCGCCCTATCGCGCCTACCGCATCGCGCAGCTGCTGCGCGAACGCCGCACGTACGACGTCGGCTACTTCACGCGAATGCAGCTCGACGTGCTCTCGCTCCCGGAGCGCGCGATGGCGCACGAGGTGGCCGCAGCCGTGCGTGCGCGAGACGCGCAGCTGGGTGCGGCTCTGGCTGGGTGGGACGGCGAGATGACCGGCTCGTCGTCGACGGCCACGGTCGCCGAAGCGTTGCGCGTCGCACTCACGCACCACCACACCGGGCGAATGCCGACCGTACTCGCCGACGTCGCGCAGACGCGCAAGGCGGTGCGCGGCATCGCTTTGCCGTCGCCGTCGCCTTGGCAGGTGGCTGGCGCCGATCCCGTACCGCACGCGCTCTCGGCTCTGGGAGTCTCTTTTCTCGACGGGGTAACGCTGCCCGGCAACGGCGACGCGTTCACGCTGCACATGCAGTCGCCGGGGTACTCGCAGAGTTTCCGCGCCGTGTGGGACATCGGTAACTGGGATGCGGGCGGCATCACGATCCCGCAGGGCGAGTCGGGCGAACCGGGCTCGGGACACTACACCGACCAGGCGCAGGCATATATCTCCGGGCGCCTATGGCCGCTGCCGTTCAGCGACGCGGCGGTCGCGCGCACCGCCGTCAACCATGAGACGCTGCTGCCGTGA
- a CDS encoding xanthine dehydrogenase family protein molybdopterin-binding subunit translates to MSQPLIGAPLDRVEGPLKVRGEAKYTIDIAVEDMLHVVVVPSTIASGRVVEVDDAAARSASGIVAVMTHRNAPRVNQSRTAPHDTNLFLLQGDIIEFDRQPVALVIATSFEAATYGASLVRVRYESKPLEMQFDSAPRYVPEDIFGEPAKHQRGDPARALANAAVAVHQTYRTPTEHHNPIETHNTVAQWQNGDLTLHDSSQWAFGVRRRIAAVFGIDAERVRVIVPYVGGAFGSKGTMWSHVALAAMAAKLVDRPVKLVVTRAQMFGWIGHRPQTEQRVSLGSDRDGRLVAVTHDVLSETSLHDEFVEACGVFSRDLYAVPNYAMSHALPRLNISKPTYQRSPGESTGSFALESALDELSYELGIDPLELRLRNYAQHDPNSGKPYSSKHLRQCYVAAAQRFEWSRRKPQVRATRRDGMLVGLGMATSSRSTFRSAASVRVQQHEDGRVVIGCGTIEQGCGSPTVYAQLAAEILEIPYERVQFEFGDTRLPPAPLAAGSQTSGSVGSAIVVAATQLRERLAGNRGRVPPGGISFEIEEKPEEEEPYATQSFGAGFVEVEVDPDLGEARVVRYVGAFDSGRILNAKTAQSQFVGGVVWGISMALFEKTRYDRRTGRVMNADLAEYLVPTNADIPNPEIIMIEEDDPHINPAHVKGIGEVSITGAAAAIANAVYHATGVRVRELPITPDKLLT, encoded by the coding sequence GTGAGCCAACCACTCATCGGCGCACCGCTCGATCGGGTCGAGGGGCCGCTGAAGGTTCGCGGCGAGGCCAAGTATACCATCGATATCGCTGTCGAAGATATGCTGCACGTGGTCGTGGTGCCCAGCACGATCGCCAGCGGACGAGTCGTGGAGGTTGACGATGCGGCAGCGCGCAGCGCCTCCGGAATCGTCGCGGTGATGACGCACCGCAACGCGCCGCGCGTCAACCAGTCGCGGACGGCGCCCCATGACACGAACCTCTTTCTTTTGCAGGGCGATATCATAGAGTTCGATCGTCAACCAGTCGCGCTGGTGATCGCAACGAGCTTCGAAGCCGCAACCTACGGCGCCTCACTCGTACGGGTGCGCTATGAATCCAAGCCACTCGAGATGCAGTTCGATTCAGCTCCGCGCTACGTTCCCGAAGACATCTTCGGCGAGCCAGCAAAGCATCAGCGCGGCGATCCGGCTCGGGCGCTCGCGAACGCGGCGGTCGCAGTGCATCAAACTTACCGCACGCCGACCGAACATCACAATCCCATCGAGACGCACAACACGGTCGCCCAGTGGCAAAACGGCGACCTGACACTGCACGATTCGAGCCAGTGGGCCTTCGGCGTGCGCCGCCGGATCGCGGCGGTCTTCGGAATCGACGCGGAGCGCGTTCGCGTCATCGTTCCCTATGTCGGGGGCGCCTTCGGCAGCAAGGGCACGATGTGGTCGCACGTAGCCCTGGCCGCAATGGCGGCCAAACTCGTCGATCGGCCGGTGAAGCTCGTCGTCACGCGCGCGCAAATGTTCGGCTGGATCGGGCATCGGCCGCAGACCGAGCAGCGGGTCTCGCTGGGCAGCGATCGCGATGGGCGTCTCGTCGCAGTAACGCACGACGTGCTCTCGGAGACGAGCCTCCACGACGAGTTCGTAGAAGCCTGCGGCGTCTTCAGTCGCGACCTTTACGCCGTGCCGAACTACGCGATGTCCCACGCGCTGCCGCGCTTGAACATCAGCAAGCCGACGTATCAGCGCAGCCCCGGCGAATCGACGGGCTCGTTCGCGCTCGAGTCGGCGCTCGACGAGCTGTCCTACGAGCTCGGCATCGACCCGCTGGAGCTTCGTCTGCGAAACTACGCGCAGCACGATCCGAATTCGGGCAAGCCCTATTCCAGTAAGCATTTGCGGCAGTGTTACGTTGCGGCCGCGCAGCGCTTCGAGTGGAGCCGCCGCAAGCCGCAGGTTCGCGCGACGCGGCGCGATGGAATGCTGGTCGGGCTCGGCATGGCGACCTCTTCGCGCTCGACGTTTCGTTCGGCGGCCAGCGTACGCGTGCAGCAGCACGAAGACGGCCGCGTCGTTATCGGCTGCGGGACGATCGAACAAGGCTGCGGCTCGCCAACGGTCTACGCGCAGCTGGCGGCTGAGATTCTCGAGATCCCTTACGAACGCGTGCAGTTCGAGTTCGGCGATACCCGCCTGCCGCCCGCGCCCCTCGCGGCCGGCTCGCAGACATCCGGCAGCGTCGGCTCGGCAATCGTCGTCGCGGCCACTCAACTGCGCGAGCGTCTCGCGGGCAACCGCGGGCGCGTGCCGCCCGGCGGCATCAGTTTTGAAATTGAGGAGAAACCCGAGGAGGAAGAGCCGTACGCGACCCAGAGTTTCGGCGCGGGATTCGTTGAGGTCGAGGTCGATCCCGATCTCGGCGAGGCGCGAGTCGTGCGCTACGTCGGGGCCTTCGACAGCGGCCGTATCCTCAACGCAAAGACGGCGCAGAGCCAGTTCGTCGGCGGCGTCGTCTGGGGCATCAGTATGGCGCTCTTCGAAAAGACGCGCTACGACCGGCGCACCGGGCGGGTCATGAACGCCGATCTCGCCGAGTATCTGGTGCCGACCAACGCCGATATCCCCAATCCCGAGATCATCATGATCGAAGAGGACGATCCGCACATCAATCCGGCGCACGTCAAAGGCATCGGCGAAGTCTCGATCACCGGAGCGGCTGCCGCGATCGCCAACGCCGTCTATCACGCGACCGGCGTGCGCGTGCGGGAGCTGCCGATCACACCGGACAAACTTCTTACGTAA
- a CDS encoding xanthine dehydrogenase family protein subunit M, with amino-acid sequence MKPFTYVRAQSPPTALSAAGRESGARYIAGGTNLLDLMKLEVESPPLLVDINPLALRGIEARAGALYIGALARLTDVAGNAQVRRNFPLVAIALEESASPQLRNMATIGGNLMQRTRCAYFRDVATPCNKRRPGSGCGALDGENRRQAVLGTSPHCIAVSPSDLAVALAALDATVHLSGSNGDREIELADFYRLPGDTPQIETALEPHELIAGVSLPLLPFASRSTYVKVRDRAQYDFALASAAVAVDLRGTTIREARIALGGVGTIPWRCAQAERLLAGAPADRESFERAAQAAMSGAGGRGANDYKIPLGRRTLIRALESAVAL; translated from the coding sequence GTGAAGCCCTTCACGTACGTCCGCGCGCAGAGTCCGCCGACCGCGCTGAGCGCGGCCGGGCGCGAGTCCGGCGCGCGCTACATCGCGGGTGGAACCAACCTGCTCGATTTGATGAAGCTCGAGGTCGAGTCTCCGCCCCTTCTCGTGGACATCAATCCGCTTGCGCTGCGCGGGATCGAAGCGCGCGCGGGCGCGCTGTATATCGGCGCGCTGGCTCGCCTAACCGACGTTGCCGGGAACGCACAGGTTCGCCGGAACTTTCCACTGGTCGCCATTGCCTTGGAGGAGAGCGCGTCCCCGCAGCTGCGCAACATGGCGACGATCGGCGGAAACTTGATGCAGCGCACGCGCTGCGCCTACTTTCGTGATGTCGCGACGCCGTGCAACAAGCGGCGCCCGGGAAGCGGGTGCGGGGCGCTCGACGGCGAGAACCGCCGCCAAGCGGTGCTCGGCACGAGCCCGCACTGCATCGCCGTTTCACCTTCGGACCTTGCGGTCGCGCTCGCGGCGCTGGACGCGACGGTCCACCTCAGCGGCTCGAACGGAGATCGCGAGATCGAGCTGGCCGATTTCTACCGCCTTCCGGGCGACACGCCGCAGATCGAGACCGCGCTCGAACCGCACGAGCTGATCGCCGGCGTCTCGCTCCCGCTCCTTCCGTTCGCTTCGCGGTCGACCTACGTGAAGGTTCGCGACCGCGCACAATACGACTTCGCCTTGGCCTCGGCGGCGGTCGCGGTCGACCTGCGCGGAACGACGATCCGCGAGGCTCGAATTGCGCTCGGGGGAGTGGGCACAATCCCGTGGCGCTGCGCGCAGGCCGAGCGGCTTCTGGCCGGCGCGCCGGCGGACCGCGAGAGTTTCGAGCGCGCAGCGCAGGCCGCGATGTCGGGTGCGGGCGGACGAGGCGCGAACGACTATAAAATTCCGCTCGGCCGGCGCACGCTCATCCGCGCGCTCGAGAGTGCGGTGGCACTGTGA
- a CDS encoding (2Fe-2S)-binding protein: MGEPTRDGTKAPCTRRGFVARAVSTSVALPLILRPREAAASEEGTNEMLTAPNTTETTIVLNVNGAEHQVAVEPRVTLLDALRDRLGLTGTKKGCDHGQCGACTVMVNGRRIDSCLTLAVMHEGDRIVTIEGIAPEGELHPVQTAFIKHDGFQCGYCTPGQIVSAVALLAEGVAAERGAIQKAMSGNLCRCGCYPHIVDAVLEVQAQR; this comes from the coding sequence ATGGGCGAACCCACACGAGACGGCACGAAGGCGCCCTGCACCCGGCGAGGGTTCGTCGCCCGAGCCGTAAGCACAAGCGTCGCGCTGCCGTTGATTCTGCGGCCGCGCGAGGCCGCTGCAAGCGAGGAAGGCACAAACGAGATGCTCACGGCGCCCAATACTACCGAAACCACGATCGTCTTGAACGTCAACGGGGCGGAGCACCAGGTCGCCGTCGAGCCGCGCGTCACGCTGCTCGATGCGTTACGCGATCGTCTCGGGCTAACCGGCACGAAGAAAGGCTGCGATCACGGGCAGTGCGGCGCCTGCACGGTGATGGTCAACGGACGCCGGATCGACTCGTGCCTGACGCTCGCGGTGATGCACGAAGGCGATCGGATCGTTACGATCGAGGGGATCGCGCCAGAGGGCGAGCTTCATCCAGTGCAGACCGCCTTCATCAAACACGACGGTTTTCAATGCGGATACTGCACGCCGGGACAGATCGTCTCGGCGGTCGCGCTGCTCGCCGAGGGAGTGGCGGCCGAACGCGGCGCCATCCAAAAGGCGATGAGCGGAAATCTCTGTCGCTGCGGCTGCTATCCCCACATCGTCGACGCGGTCCTCGAGGTGCAAGCTCAGCGGTGA
- a CDS encoding non-heme iron oxygenase ferredoxin subunit, translated as MTKQIIAKLSEIAPGTTKRVEVDSCGILLCNVAGSIYAIEDVCTHDGGPLDQGTLEGECVVCPRHGATFDVKTGDALTLPAVVPVMTYPVEVVGDDIFVTVD; from the coding sequence ATGACGAAGCAAATCATTGCGAAGCTCTCGGAGATCGCCCCAGGCACTACCAAGCGTGTCGAGGTCGACTCCTGCGGTATTCTGCTTTGTAACGTCGCCGGCTCGATCTACGCGATCGAGGACGTCTGCACGCACGACGGCGGCCCGCTCGATCAGGGAACGCTCGAAGGCGAGTGCGTCGTCTGCCCCCGGCACGGCGCGACGTTCGACGTAAAAACCGGCGACGCGCTCACGCTGCCGGCCGTCGTGCCGGTCATGACCTATCCGGTTGAAGTCGTGGGCGACGACATCTTCGTCACTGTGGACTAA
- a CDS encoding SpoIIE family protein phosphatase — translation MPLPNPAIDDIPQIAWTATPAGRIAWFNREWYQYTGQPNSAGAEAKSSEEQWAAAVYREDFRRTRQAVREGVKSLAHFELELRLRRADGENRWFSLQVSPLLAAPKAKGWLGICTDIDDYKRQGQRFAFLAKAGEVLAESLDLQTTLNRLLAIIVPEFGDWAAIDLVDETGRLKTFAVIHSDSKKMRLVKRLLGRYNHNPNVEPDIVAVLQTTRANIVREVREELVERSAAPNLLPVIRELAPRSAMTVPLRTHGRTIGSLVAFWAETPRRYGDEDLPLFEELTKRAAVAIENARLYEREREIAAEFQRAALPISLPQVPGVAFDGIYVPASDREQLGGDWYDALRLADGRIVLSIGDVAGSGLSAAVIMASMRQVIRGVAQVYADPIAMLDAADRTLKTEYPNTFVTAFVGVFDPVTRALAHASAGHPPPLLRDEKGMVSELGTSGLPLGLRVRGETAGVAELPQRCLVVFYSDGLIEADRDIIRGHDRLVAALERADVVKESNPANALYRAVLKGESSDDVVVLTMQLGGSVEEAVADDGRLHTLKWAFDAHDVSIAHRARYSFVDALRNNGVRGDSLNAAELVFGELLGNVVRYAPGPIEIIFDWNEGPPVLHVLDRGPGFTFAPKLPSDLLSERGRGLYIVWALSEDFNVTERFDGGSHARAVLGIA, via the coding sequence ATGCCCCTCCCAAATCCTGCTATTGACGACATTCCGCAGATCGCATGGACCGCAACACCGGCCGGCCGTATCGCGTGGTTCAATCGCGAGTGGTATCAGTACACCGGGCAGCCCAACTCAGCCGGCGCCGAAGCAAAGAGCTCTGAGGAACAGTGGGCGGCGGCCGTCTATCGCGAGGATTTTCGGCGAACGCGCCAGGCCGTGCGGGAAGGGGTCAAGAGCCTCGCGCACTTTGAGCTCGAACTCCGGCTGCGCCGCGCCGACGGCGAGAACCGCTGGTTTTCCCTGCAAGTTTCGCCGCTGCTAGCGGCGCCGAAAGCGAAGGGCTGGCTCGGAATCTGCACCGATATCGACGACTACAAGCGACAGGGTCAGCGCTTTGCGTTCCTCGCGAAGGCGGGCGAGGTGCTGGCCGAATCGCTCGATCTGCAGACGACGCTCAACCGGCTCCTCGCGATCATCGTCCCGGAGTTCGGCGATTGGGCCGCGATCGATCTCGTCGACGAAACCGGCCGCCTCAAGACCTTCGCGGTCATTCATTCCGATTCGAAGAAGATGCGCCTCGTAAAGCGTCTTCTCGGCCGTTACAACCACAATCCCAACGTCGAGCCCGATATCGTCGCCGTCCTGCAAACGACGCGAGCGAATATCGTGCGCGAAGTCCGCGAGGAGCTCGTCGAACGATCTGCAGCCCCTAACCTCCTGCCCGTCATTCGTGAGCTGGCGCCGCGATCGGCGATGACGGTCCCGCTGCGCACCCACGGCCGTACGATCGGTTCGCTCGTCGCGTTTTGGGCCGAGACGCCGCGCCGCTACGGTGACGAAGACCTTCCGCTCTTCGAGGAGCTGACGAAACGCGCGGCGGTGGCCATCGAGAACGCACGGCTCTACGAGCGCGAACGCGAGATTGCCGCGGAGTTTCAGCGGGCCGCGCTGCCGATCTCGCTGCCCCAAGTTCCGGGCGTCGCGTTCGACGGCATCTACGTTCCCGCCAGCGATCGCGAGCAGCTCGGCGGCGATTGGTACGATGCGTTGCGGCTTGCCGACGGACGCATCGTCCTCTCGATCGGTGACGTCGCGGGAAGCGGTCTCTCCGCGGCGGTGATCATGGCGTCTATGCGGCAGGTCATCCGCGGCGTGGCGCAGGTCTATGCCGATCCGATCGCGATGCTCGATGCGGCGGATCGCACGCTCAAAACAGAGTATCCCAATACGTTCGTCACCGCTTTTGTGGGGGTCTTCGACCCGGTTACGCGCGCGCTGGCCCATGCGTCCGCCGGCCATCCGCCGCCGCTGCTGCGCGACGAGAAAGGGATGGTCTCGGAGCTCGGCACGAGCGGACTTCCGCTCGGGCTGCGCGTGCGCGGCGAAACCGCCGGCGTTGCGGAACTTCCCCAGCGCTGCCTGGTTGTATTCTATAGCGACGGGCTCATCGAAGCGGACCGCGACATCATTCGCGGGCACGATCGGCTCGTCGCTGCGCTCGAACGGGCGGACGTCGTCAAGGAGTCGAATCCGGCCAACGCCCTCTACCGCGCGGTGCTCAAGGGCGAGAGCAGCGACGACGTCGTCGTGCTCACGATGCAGCTTGGAGGCTCCGTAGAGGAGGCCGTCGCCGACGACGGCAGGCTGCACACGCTCAAGTGGGCATTCGATGCCCACGACGTCTCGATCGCGCATCGTGCGCGCTACTCGTTCGTCGACGCGCTGCGAAACAACGGGGTGCGGGGCGACAGCCTCAATGCGGCCGAACTGGTCTTCGGCGAGCTGCTGGGCAACGTCGTGCGCTACGCACCCGGTCCGATCGAGATCATCTTCGACTGGAATGAAGGGCCGCCGGTCTTGCACGTGCTCGACCGCGGGCCGGGCTTTACCTTTGCCCCGAAGCTGCCCTCTGATCTTCTGAGCGAGCGCGGTCGCGGACTCTACATCGTCTGGGCGCTCAGCGAAGACTTCAACGTGACCGAACGCTTCGACGGCGGGTCGCACGCGCGCGCGGTGCTCGGCATCGCTTAG
- a CDS encoding GNAT family N-acetyltransferase — MAIEIQRVVSERDYARLHELFVAYEDDLIPELRHGDVPPIDELQRMFGGEDAAFLANGEQRAAGCIAVMRFDRRTAVIRHLFVDPQARGAGAARALVTSAIEFARDAGCERVVLDTAKEHLPVAYRLYLSLGFRESAPYTTVNYRCPTFMELKLAEDRKDGR; from the coding sequence TTGGCGATCGAGATTCAACGAGTTGTCAGCGAACGCGACTACGCGCGGCTGCATGAGCTTTTCGTGGCCTATGAGGACGATCTTATCCCGGAGCTGCGCCACGGCGACGTGCCGCCCATCGACGAGCTGCAGCGGATGTTCGGCGGCGAGGACGCGGCGTTTCTGGCCAACGGCGAGCAACGTGCGGCGGGCTGTATTGCCGTGATGCGCTTCGATCGGCGGACGGCCGTCATCCGCCACCTGTTCGTCGATCCGCAGGCGCGCGGCGCAGGTGCGGCGCGGGCGCTCGTCACTTCCGCCATCGAGTTTGCTAGAGATGCGGGGTGCGAGCGCGTCGTCCTCGATACGGCCAAAGAGCACCTGCCGGTTGCGTACCGGCTCTATCTTTCTTTGGGTTTCCGCGAGTCGGCACCATACACGACGGTGAACTATCGCTGCCCGACATTCATGGAGCTTAAGCTCGCGGAAGATCGCAAAGACGGCCGCTAA